GCCGTCGGCGGACTGATACTGTTTCAGGGAAGCCATCATTTTTCGGTAGCCTTCCAGGATGCGAGGTCGGTATTGGCTACTCTCCGGCAAAGTGCGTAACAACTCGGTCATACCCGCGGCCATCCAGCCATTACCGCGACCCCAGAAAAAGGGCACGTCCGGTGCGTGATAGAACAAACCGTTAGGGCGCTGGATCGAATCGAGATACATCACCATTTCTTTCGCCGCACGGTCAATGTACTTACGATCACCGGTTGCGACGTAGGCCTGCGCCTGCACGGCCGTGATCATAAACATATCATCGATCCACAAACGGGTTTGCCAGGTCATGCCCATTTTCAGCCAGCGCAGGTGACTTTCCTTCCCGCCCGTCGGTGCCTCCCATTGGGAAACAGCGAAAGGCAAACCCATGTCAAGATAGCGTGGCTCCTTCGTTTGCACGTACAACTGTAGCGGCACAGTGCCAAACACGTTATGGTCTACGTGATCTTTCTTCGGCAAGAGGCGCTGCTCGGTCGTAAATAACGGTTCGAACCGTTCTTTCAACCGGACCGCCAGCTTACTATCCGCTACAGCTGCAAAACGTAACGCACCCAACCAGGCACACACTTCCGGATAGGTAATGTCACCCGGCGGTTTTGGGCTTCCAAAGTTCGGATGCGGTGTAGCTAAAAAGCGTTGGGTTACTATTACCCCGACTTCCTTCGCCGTAAAACCTTTCGGCATCTTGCGCAATGCAGACTGCGCCCCGGCGTTCACCACGATCAGCATCAGCATCAAAACGCCTGTCCATTTCTTCATCATCATGCTCCGCTTTAATAGGTAATTTCATGTGTATAAGCTCCACCTGTACCGAATTTCACGTAAATGTTCGCCCTTATGGATTCCTGTCGGAACTTATAGGTAAAGTCCCACTGGGAGTTGTCGGCCGGCAGCAGGTTATAATAAGCAGCAGGAGTGCTGGCTGTTGGTCTGCCGCCACTGTCTTTCGCCGAATAACCATAGAACTTCACGGTTTCCACACCCTGCGCATCGGCTTCCATCACCCGGAATTTATAGCGCTCGTCTTTACCCGTATACGCTACCGTCGTGTTCAGCGACTGCCAGATACCATTTTTATCATACGTCAGCGGAACAGTTACATCATTGCTGAACGCAAACCAGAGTCCTACCGATTTGATCTCCACCACCGCTGCCTGTCCTGTATTGAAGTTCAGGGTAATACGATATGGTTTCGGGGCGCTGGCCGGACTCGCCACCGCTGCGCCATCCAATACAACACCATTTTCCGCGATAAAGCTTTCAGGTGTACCAGTATTAGCGTTAACGAAATGAAAATCACCCGCTGTTAATGCAGTAAATACTTCGAACACTCCGTCTGTCAACTTCTTCATCCTGATCGCTTTAGCCAGGTCCGCACCAGCCTCCGTGGCGGAGCCGGACAAATACAGCTCATTCGGACTGGCCACCGTACCTAAAGGCCGCCCTATTTCCATCACACGTGTTTCTGCAGAAGTTGTATTCACCACTCCATTAGATGCGTAAATACGCCATTTCAATTTCCCCTTCGCTCCGGCCGCAACACCTGCTGTAGCGGCAATCTTATTTAACTGCTGATGGGTGAGCTGCAGTTTGGTAACGATCGCACCACTATCGGTCTGGCCCGTATAAACAGGCTGTGAAAAATCACCACTTTCCCTGTCGATCTGCAATTTGTAGTAAGCCTGGGTATAGTCGCCGGTTTTGGCTTTATCCCAATCGAACAGCAGCACCGCGTTCGTCAGCCTGTCCAGCACCATTGTCGTGTTTTGTTCGGGCGCTAACAGAGGCGGCGCATCGATCGTGGTATGAATATCAGTTTCAAAGTCGTTCTGATCGCAGGCGGAGCATAAGGCTGCGATGCAGGTTATAGCGAAAACAATACGTTTCATGTATAAAAATTTGGGTTCGGAAAAGTTTACCATCCTGGATTTTCCACGAGGTTCTTATTACGGTTTAATTCACCCTGTACAATGTTCCACAGGTAATATTTTTTGTGGAAGATGCGGGTCTCGAACAGGGTACGTTTAAAAAATTCCGCATTGTTTCTCGCCTCGATATTCATCCCGTAAAAGGCACCGCCGTCGGTTTGTTCTGCAATCTTCCAGCGACGGGTATCGAAGTAGCGATGGTTCTCAAATGCCAACTCTATCCTGCGTTCCCGGCGAATAGCTTCGCGCATCGCTTCCTGGCTGGCAGGTGCAGGCAACGAAGGATCACCGTATAAAGTGATACCAGCACGCTCACGGATCAGGTTGAGGTATTTCAATACGTCTGCATTGCCATAATCGTACTCGTTTAACGCTTCTACATAATCGAGATAGATCTCTCCCAACCGCATATGTACTTCCATTCGTCCGGCCAAACGGTTTTGTACCAGGTCGGAGCTGGGATGCACGAACTTCCGCATACCATATCCGGTGCGTGACCAGTTAGCGCCGGAGTATTTACCGCTGTTGCCACCGTTAAACATCTCCACCGTGATAGGCTGGTTGTTCGTGCCCGCCACGTTGTTGATCCATTTGCTGCCGTTATAGGTAATGCTCACGTAAAACCGCGGCTCCCGACCTACGTACATGTTATAAGTATTCGCAGTTGTATAAGCATCTGCCGTTGTAGAATAACCATTCTCTACGTAACCGGATAACGGATCCGTAATGCTGCGGCCATTGGCCATAAAGTAATCGTCGATGATCTGCTGCGTAGGCCCCCACGACGACCAACCGCCCACTTTATAAGGCGAACCGTTTTTGTCGAATGAGAACATATCGGTCACTTTCGCCATGATGATCTCCTTATTCCAATCCATCAGGAACAGGTTTTTATAAGATTTCATCGGGTCGATCTTACCATTTGTGATCTCTTTGTACAACTCGAAATAAGGCAGGTCGATTACGGCTTTCGCAGCATCGGCGGCTCTTTTCCACTTCTGTGGGTCGTAAGTAGCGTTGATCAGTACTTTGCCATCTTTGTTTTTGAAATCAGGGTAATCGGTATTACCGTTATAGAGCGGACTGGCGGCATACAGCAGCACACGGGCTTTGTAAGCCATCACCATGGCTTTTTTGATACGGCTGTAATCGCGCGTATTACTCTGCCACTCGGGCAGATCTTCCATGGACTTGTCCATTTCGCTTACTACATAATTCACACATTCGTCGAAGGAAGAACGGGGAATACTCATCTCTTCGATGGTTGCATCCGGCGCAATGGTTTTTTCGGGCATGAGCACGACCGGACCATATTGACGCATCAGCATAAAGTAAAAATAGGCACGCAGGAAACGCGCCTCGCCTTTAAAGTTCTGCAGTGTTTCGGGCGTCAGTTCTTTGTTTTCGTCGACTCTTTCGAGGAAGTAGGTAGCCGAGCGGATCGCCTTATAGTAGTGCGTCCAGAAGTTATAATCACCGCGGTTACGGTCCCAGTTACCCAGGTTCATGGCGTACGTCGCGTAGTTGTTGTAGGTGACATCCAGCTCGTCAGACAAGCCCTCCCAGGGCACGCCGGTGTTCCAGTCAACTTCGGAAATGATTTGTGAGTATACGTTTGACAGGTATTGCTCGGTGGTCACCTGGCGCTTGAACACATCGTCGATATTGAGGCGATCGTCGGGCACCTGGTTCAGGAAATCTTTTTGCAGGCAGACAGGAGCAACAGGCATCCCGCCGCCATACCGATATATCGTTTCGTCATCTTCATGATCGGTGAAGTTTTAAATTAAAAGGAGACATTGAAGCCAACACTGTAGGTTTTGATATTCGGGTAACGCGTACCACTACCGGAGCCCAGCTCGGGATCATACAACTTGAACGGACTAAACGTAAGCAGGTTGTAACCGATGAAGTAGATGCGCAGGCGCTGTACGGCCAGTTTAGACAAACTTCCTTTCGGTAAGGTATAGCCGAAGTCCAGCGTTTTCAACCGGAGGAAATCGCCTTTCATTACCCAATGACTGTTAGTAGCACCGTAGTTGAAATTCAAACCACTGCCATACGCCAGTCGCGGATAGAAGGCGTTCTGGTCCGGGTTTTCCACCGTCCAGCGATCTTTGATGTTCGCATACGGCGTACCTTTTGCGGCACCGGATTTGAAAGGCATAAACTCACTATCTCCCAGGTAAAAATCTACCAGCCCTGCACCCTGCCAGAACGCACCGAGCGAAAAGCCTTTGTAGCTCAACGTGGTACCAAAGCCGTAAATCAACTGCGGCACGGCGTGTCGACCAATAGGCATCTGATCATTCTGATCGATCACCCCGTCCTTATTTACGTCTCTGAACTTGATATCGCCGGCCTGTACCACGCCTGTCGTGCGGGCAACTGTTTTATCGTCTATCTCTGCCTGCGTGTAATAACCTTCTGCTATGTAGCCGAAACGCTGTCCGATCGCCTGCCCTCTTCTTTCGAGCCATGGATAAGGCTGGATGGGCTCATCGTTCTCAATTACCTCGTTACGGTTGTACGTAAGCGTACCACGGGCCGACAGTGAGAAGTCGTGCCACGCTTTGTTGTACTCGACAGATAAGTCCACGCCATTACTGTTCGCTGCACCCAGGTTGCCCAACAGAGAGCTCTGTAAACCAGTCGTGGCCGGCACGGCTGAACGCTGCAGGAATATGTTCGTACGTTTCCTGTCGAAATAATCCGCCTGGATCGTTAACGCATTGTTCAGCGTTCTGAACTCAATACCAATGTTCAGGTCTTTGGAGGTTTCCCAGGTCACGCTGGCCGGGTAGTCCTGTATTTCTATCCCACTAATACCATTTCCCCTGTCCTGGCCATAATAAAACTGACCCAGGTTTTTAGTCGTGCCGATATACGCGAAACGACGGCCGCCGATCAGGTTACTGTTGCCCACGATGCCGTAGGAACCGCGCAGCTTCAGCAATTGCACATAAGGCGTCAAAGTGCTGAAAAACTTCTCATTCGAAATCACCCAGCCTAGTGCGACAGATGGGAAGGCACCGAAACGTTTATCCGGCGCAAAGTTTTCCGCACCATTATAACCGAAGCTTACTTCTGCGAGATACCGGTCGTCGTAACCATAAGTGGCCCGGGCTACCATGCCCAGGCTGCGATAAGGCAACGAACCGATCAAATCACCTGCTGTAGCGCTGATACGGTCGTTCTGGTTATACAGCAGCAGGCCGCCCACGTTATGTAAGCCAAATGTGTTGTCATAGTTTAGCGCACCTTCAAAATAAAACTGCCTGGAACCACCACTGCTACGGCTAAAACCGAGATATTCCGAACCGCTGTTGTTATCCGTGCGCTCGTACACCAGGTCACCATTCGCGTCACGGTTGCGGGCGTAGTAAGTGTAGGGCGACTTCGTACGCGACATCCGGTTTTCGTTCGCGGCATCAAAGGAATACAGCATACGGGCCGACAACCCTTTCGTCCATCCGCTCAAATCCTGGCGCACGCTAATGTCCGAGTTAATCTGGTTACCGTACGTCGTTACATAGCCACGATTGGTAAGCAACGCATAAGGGTTAGAAGCACCGCCGCCGGTGGAAGTAAACGGCTCTTTCCCATCCGGGTACATTACCGGGTAAAGGATCGGGTACGTATCAAATGCTTTGGCAAAGATGTCGGACGTACCGGTGCCGGGATAGTTACCATTGGATATCCATCCTTTGATATTAAGATCGATATTGGTCGTTTTGGTCGCTTTGATGTTGAGGCTGGAGGTGAAGTTGTAACGCGTAAAGGCGATCTTGGAATCGTACTTCTGCAGGTTGTCTGTTTTAAACAAACCCTTTTCATCGTAGAAAGAAGCAGATACATAATATGTCGCTTTATCAGAACCACCGCGGATGTTGAGGTTAGCCTTCCGGTTGTTGCCGAACTTATTAAATAACTCATTCATCCAGTTTACATTAGGGAACAGGTACGGGTCTTCCTGCGTATGGGTTTTACGGATCGCTTCTTCTGAGAAGATAGGCGTACCGCCACGGGTCACACTCGCTTCATTCGCCATCTGCATGTAGGTCACGCCATCAGCGATGTCGGGCACCCGGGTAAAATTCGTGATGCCCTGATAGAAGTCGATATTGATGTCCGTTTTACCGGCGCGACCTCTTTTAGTGGTGATCAGGATCACCCCGTTCGCACCTTTTACGCCGTACACCGAAGTAGACGACGCATCTTTCAGGATCGTGAAGCTCTCGATATCGTTCGGGTCAAGGTTGTTGAAGGAGCGCTCCACACCATCCACCATGATCATAGGTCTGCTCGCATCCGAGTTGAGCGTAGCAATACCGCGTATCCACAGGTCGGCGCCATCCAATCCAGGTTCCGCACTGCGTTGTACGCCTACGATGCCGGATATACGTCCGGCCAATACGGTGGTAATGTTTGCTACGGGCTGTTTCAATTCCTGCACGGAAAGGCTCGACTGCGCCCCCAATGTGGCGATCTTACGTTGCTTTTGTCCGTATGCGACTACCACGACCTCGTCCAGCGCCTTTTTATCTTCCTGCAACACCACGTTGATCGTACGCTCCGTGCCTACAGGCTGCTCCTGTGGCAGGTAGCCGATGCTGGAAATAACGATGGTCGAATGCGGCGGCACTTTCAACATGTAATAGCCCTTTTCGTTGGCTGTTACCCCGTTCAGCGTGTTCTTCTGCTTAATGGTAGCGCCGATCAGCACCTCCCCTTTTGCGTTGGTCACGGTGCCGGCTATCACCACGGCCGTATCGGCCACGATGTTGCGCATCACGGGCTTTCGTTTAATCACGATCGTCTTTTCTACCAGCGACCAGGTGATCGGCGTACCGGCGAAACAACGTTCTATCACCGCTCCCAGTTCGCCATTCCGAACATGGAGGGTAATCGGCGGGGCCTTCTCCACCAGCTCTTCTTCGCAAAGGAAAGAAAGACCCGTTTGCTGCTGAATGGCCATAAATACACTATTCAGCGGCGCATTTTTAACAGACAGTGACACCTGTTGCGATACGCCCTTGGCGCTCACAGACAGGCATGCGGCCAGCATTATGATAGCGGTCCATCTCATTACACACAAGATTTTTTTACAGCGCAGGGCGCCTGATCGCTTACCCTTGCGGGGATCGATAAATGACATAAATTTGTACGGTTAGGTAAATAATCAGTTGTTCAAGTCGATTGTGCATTACCTCAACTTCCAGCCGGGAGCATTAGGCCGCTTCCGGCTTTTCATTTAATAACGTGGTAATGATCATAGTTGCGGCACGTGGAATACTAGTCAGTCATTTTTACAAACATTTTGGTTGATGTGATCAGTTGAATTTTATAAACACTTTCTTTCCTTCAATTCTAAACTTAACATTGGGCTCGGCCGTTTCCAGTATTTTGAGTACGCCGGCCAGCGTGGTATTGCGTGAAATCATTCCTACGAATCGCCGCTGTGGCCTGCCGCCTTCATATACCGGTTCCACATCGTACCATCTTGATAACTGGCGGAATATCTGGTTAATATCTGCTTTCTCGAAATAAAACAGCCCGTTCTTCCAGGCAAGGGTTTTAGTAAGATCGGCCTTCGTCACGCTGATTGACTGCGCTCCTTTGACAAGGCGGCCTTCTTCCATGGCATTCAGCTTCACCTCGGTATGGCCGTTTTCCAGCCTTACAGCGCCCTCTATGAGTGTCGTGCTGGTCAAACCCTCATCATCATAGGCCATCACGTTGAACGAGGTACCCAGCACGGTTACCGTCAAATCGTTCAGCTTTACCTTAAATGGTTGCTTTACGTTCTCTGTAACTTCGAAGTAAGCCTCTCCTTTCAGCTCCACAAGCCGCTCCGCCCCCTCGAACGATGCCGGGAAGCGAAGTGAGGAAGCAGCATTCAGCCAAACGTTGGAGCCGTCGGGCAGGGTAATGCGGAACTGACCGCCCCGTGGCGTGTTCAGGGTGTTATACACCATTTCCCCGCCCGCCCCCTGCGACTGATAAGCGAGGCGGCCGCTGTCCAGCTTCACGACTTTTACATTTCCCTGGGTGCCGATGTTGCCGTTCTGCGCCTCGTCGAGACTAATCACGGAGCCGTCGGCCAGGGTGAGCGTGGCTTTGTTGCCACCGGGTTGAACATCCTGGATGAAAGGCGCGGTTTGTACGGTAGTTGCCGGTTGTGCGGGGCGGAACATCCACCAGGCCGCCACGGCCGCAATGCTCACTACAGCCGCCGCGATGGCCAGCCGCCAGCGCATAGGACGTACTTTAGGCCGGTCCAGCTCGTCGAGGCCCGCCTCTATACGATCGGCCAAAGCCTCGGGCATGGGCGGGTATAGTTTATACACGTCCGGCGCACCGCTCTGTTCGAGCAGCGCATGAAACTCGTCTGGTTCTGCGTCAGACAGCCATTCCTGCAGGCTCTCCTGTTCGTCGCGCGACAAATTACCGGCAGCGTATTTCTCCAGTAATTGCGTAATGGTTTGCTGGTCCATATGATATAAGACTAATGAACGGTGGAAGTGGATACCTTTTCTGAAAAAAATATTTCGGGTTAGTTGGTGGCAGCCACCAACAGGAGGATGAGGCTCCATTCGGCATGCTCTTTCAGGTAATCTTTCATCTGGCGGATAGCGGCGTACAGGTGTTTTTTAACTGCCGCGCGGGAAAGCCCGAGCGCTGTGGCAATTTCATCGAGGGTCATGTCTCGCTGGGCACTCATCAAAAATATGGTCCTTTTCTTTTCTGTCAGGCGGGATAACGCATCCATTGCGATGCCTTGATATTGTTTGAACAGTACTTCATCGTCTACATAATTCTCCATCCCGGGCTTATTCTCGGCAATACGTGCTACCACGCGGCTACCTGTCATCCGACGGCGGGTAAGGTCGAGCAGGCGGTTTTTAGCCATGCGGAAAACATATTGTTCAAAGGAACGGATACCTACCAACGTATCGCGGCGCTCCCATACTTTTAACAGGCATTCCTGGATAACCTCTTCGGCATCTTCCTTTGACTGACTAAAAAAGAAAATGAAATTATACAGGCGCGGAAAGTATTGCCGGTAAAGCACCGCGTAAGCAGCTCTATCGCCATCTGCGACGCGTAGTAGCAGCGCTGATTCATTTTCAATGGGTGGGTGCATAACAGTAGAACGGGTACAAAATAGTAAAAAGCTACAATTCCACGCGCATAAAAAAAGGGGGGCACAAGGCCCCCGGCGTTCTGTAAAGCAATAAAAAAATAATTATGGCAGGATCACACACACGGGTGCCGGTACGGCAATTGTTTCTCCTGTTTCTGTAAGTTTGCCGGTTGTTTTATCGCGACGGAACACTATAATATTGTTGGTATCCTGGTTTGCTACCAATATCAATCCACCATCGGGCGTAATCATAAAATTACGAGGGTTCCTGCCTTTTACAGACTGATGCCCCACCAGTGTTAACTGGCCGCTGCCTTCCTCTATACTGAAGATGGCAATGTTATTCAGGTCGCCGCGATTCGACATGTACAGAAACTTTCCATCGGGTGAGATGTGAATATCTGCACTGCTGAAGTTACTGCCCTTATAGTCTGCCGTGCTGGTAGAAATCGTTTGTATCGCTTTCAGCTGCCTGTCTGCGTATTCAAAAGCAGTTACGTGACCGGTAATTTCATGCACGATGTAGGCATGTTTGCCATCAGGATGGAAGGTGAAGTGCCTGGGGCCTCCACCGGGTGCAATCGTAGCGAACGGCTGTTTCGATGGGCTCAGCGGCTTTTCTGCCGAAGGCGTAAAATCGTACATCATGATCTTATCCGTTCCCAGGTCTGGCACAAATACCTGTTTGCCATCCGGCGAAAATACGACCTGGTGTACATGTGGCTCTGACTGGCGCGACTTGTTCGGCCCCGAACCTGTTTGTTCGATCACCTGCACAGGTGCGCCCACCTTGCCATTGGCCTGTATGGGTAGTACAGACAGGCTGCCCGCGCCATAGTTGCCCGTAAACACAAACTTCCCGTCCTTATCTATATTAACATGACAGGGCCCGCCGCTGCCTACAGGCTGCTCGTTCAGCAGCTGTAACTTGCCGGCAGTCTTATCAAAATCGAACGCATACACGCTGCTTTTAGATTCACTCACAGCATATACATGTTTACCATTCGGCGCTACTGCCACGAACGAAGGATCTTTTAGCCCTTCCGCTACGCCTGACAGTGTAGCCTTGCCCGTTTTTGTATCGAGCTTGTAAACGTAAATGCCTTTACTTTCTCCTGAAGTGTAGGTTCCAACTAACATAACCTTCTGTTTAGCCTTTGGAGGCTCCGTCGCACCTGCCGCGAGCGGCGCCAGCAACAGGCAGTAATGTAAAAATGTATAACGCATGAGGTCGAAAATATCAATTTTAACCGTTATCTGCAAAGCCGGGGTATAAAGTCATACCGCCATCAATGTAATGCGTAGCGCCTGTCACATAATCACTGTCGTCCGAAGCGAGCCACAGTGCCTGCTTCGCTACGTCTTCCGGTTTGCCTATGCGGCCGTACGGAATCAGTTCCAGCAATTTATTGAGCGCCTCCTCTGTTTCCCAGGCGGCTTTGTTGATAGATGTTTGTATCGCACCGGGAGATATACTGTTTACGCGAATCTTTTTCGGGGCCAACTCCTGTGCGAGGGTCTTCATCAGCATCATTACACCACCTTTACTGGCGGCATAGTTGGCGTGCCCGCCCCAGGGAATAATGTCATGCACGCTGCTAATGCAGATGATTTTACCTGTTGCCCGGCTGACGCCTCGCAGTCCCTGTTTGAGGAAAATATTCACCGCTTCGCGTGCACAGAGGAAGTGGCCGGTAAGGTTCGTGTTGATTACCTGCTGCCATTCATCGAGCGTCATTTCATGGAAGGCGCGGTCTTTCTGAATGCCTGAATTATTCACCAGGATGTCTACAAAACCAAACTGCGCCAGGCACTGGTCGAACATACGTTTTACGTCCGCCTCGCTACCTACATCCGCCTGTACCGCCAATGCTTTACCACCGCGCGATTCAATATCTTTCACCACCGCTTCTGCCTTTTCTTTACCTGAGTGATAATTGATGATAAGATTCGCGCCAGCGGCCGCTAATTCCAATGCTATCGCCTTTCCTAATCCGCCTCCGGCGCCGGTAACGACGGCCGTTTGTCCTGCCAGTTTAAGGGTGTTTTCCACGTTGCTCAATTTTTGGTGAATCAATTTAACAACAGCTGCGGGGTCAAATACTATTCCATATCTTTCAAAGATAAGAGTTCGGGGGCATATAAAAAGGCGACGCTAAACGCCGCCTTCCTGTTTATTTCGTTGTAGCCAGCGAACTGCCGAATACCGTTTTAAGCAAGTCTGTCACCCGCGCCGCCGGGTCCCTCCTGATCTTCTGTTCCTCCAGCGCTACCTCGTGGAAGATACCGGATATCGCTTTCTCGGTTACATAAGCTGTGAGATTGGTATTCACCGGCGTTTTAGAAAAGCGGTTATAAACGGTAAACACATCTTCCCAATATTTGGTCGCATCCACATTCTTTAAGGCCTGTTGTATGACCGGGCTGAACGCGTTGGTAAGCGCTGCGGTGGTCCTGCCTTTAAAGTAAGTGGTAGCTGCGCTGTCATTGCCTCTCAAAATACCGATAGCATCTGTAATAGTCATGCCCTGGATGGCGCTCACAAATATCGGCGTAGCTGCTTTGGCGGCTTCTTCTGCGCCCCGGTTCATGGCCAGGATGGCTTTATCTACCACATTCCCCAAACCGACACTACGCAGGGTAGATTCCACCTTCTGCGCTTCCGGCGGCATGAGGATCTTTAAGGCCGCATTGGCAAAAAAACCATTTACGCCAGATAAGCGGTTCGTGCTGTTCTGTGTGCCGATCGTCAGCGCCTCTTTAAGGCCGGAGGCGATCTGGAAAGTACTGGGCTGTCCCGGACCAGTGCCGGTCGTCTGCGGGAGGTTATTCAATATCTGCTGCGTGGTCTCGCAACCTGAAAAGGTGAATAGTAACGCTGCTGCTGGTAATATAAGGCGCTTCATAATCGGTGTATTTGCTGTGTTTTGCAGGCAAATATAATACCTCTTTCCATACCGGTCGCTACTATACGCACAACTCATTATAATTTAAAGAGATGGGTTATTTTTCGTTAAAAAGCCGTTATTCGTAAGTAGGTGTCAAATAATTTTTTGCATCTTGGCGAAAATTTTAATGTAATGTTTAGAAAATCCCTTTTCCTTGCCTTGTTAATCAGCCTTTCATTTGGCGTAAAGGCGGCACCACCGCAAGACACCACTGATGTTGACCTGGAAAAAGAGCAAGCTGCCTACGATTCGATCAACGCATCCTACAAATTCCAAACCGGCAAACTGGACCTGAGCGGCGGACAAATCGCCATTAACGTACCGGCAGGCT
This genomic interval from Chitinophaga horti contains the following:
- a CDS encoding glycoside hydrolase family 88/105 protein, producing MMMKKWTGVLMLMLIVVNAGAQSALRKMPKGFTAKEVGVIVTQRFLATPHPNFGSPKPPGDITYPEVCAWLGALRFAAVADSKLAVRLKERFEPLFTTEQRLLPKKDHVDHNVFGTVPLQLYVQTKEPRYLDMGLPFAVSQWEAPTGGKESHLRWLKMGMTWQTRLWIDDMFMITAVQAQAYVATGDRKYIDRAAKEMVMYLDSIQRPNGLFYHAPDVPFFWGRGNGWMAAGMTELLRTLPESSQYRPRILEGYRKMMASLKQYQSADGMWRQLIDEPASWPETSCTGMFAYAMISGVKKGWLPAREYGDVARKAWLALVGYIDENGDVREVCEGTNKKNEKQYYLDRRRITGDMHGQAPILWCATALAEK
- a CDS encoding SusE domain-containing protein, which codes for MKRIVFAITCIAALCSACDQNDFETDIHTTIDAPPLLAPEQNTTMVLDRLTNAVLLFDWDKAKTGDYTQAYYKLQIDRESGDFSQPVYTGQTDSGAIVTKLQLTHQQLNKIAATAGVAAGAKGKLKWRIYASNGVVNTTSAETRVMEIGRPLGTVASPNELYLSGSATEAGADLAKAIRMKKLTDGVFEVFTALTAGDFHFVNANTGTPESFIAENGVVLDGAAVASPASAPKPYRITLNFNTGQAAVVEIKSVGLWFAFSNDVTVPLTYDKNGIWQSLNTTVAYTGKDERYKFRVMEADAQGVETVKFYGYSAKDSGGRPTASTPAAYYNLLPADNSQWDFTYKFRQESIRANIYVKFGTGGAYTHEITY
- a CDS encoding RagB/SusD family nutrient uptake outer membrane protein is translated as MPVAPVCLQKDFLNQVPDDRLNIDDVFKRQVTTEQYLSNVYSQIISEVDWNTGVPWEGLSDELDVTYNNYATYAMNLGNWDRNRGDYNFWTHYYKAIRSATYFLERVDENKELTPETLQNFKGEARFLRAYFYFMLMRQYGPVVLMPEKTIAPDATIEEMSIPRSSFDECVNYVVSEMDKSMEDLPEWQSNTRDYSRIKKAMVMAYKARVLLYAASPLYNGNTDYPDFKNKDGKVLINATYDPQKWKRAADAAKAVIDLPYFELYKEITNGKIDPMKSYKNLFLMDWNKEIIMAKVTDMFSFDKNGSPYKVGGWSSWGPTQQIIDDYFMANGRSITDPLSGYVENGYSTTADAYTTANTYNMYVGREPRFYVSITYNGSKWINNVAGTNNQPITVEMFNGGNSGKYSGANWSRTGYGMRKFVHPSSDLVQNRLAGRMEVHMRLGEIYLDYVEALNEYDYGNADVLKYLNLIRERAGITLYGDPSLPAPASQEAMREAIRRERRIELAFENHRYFDTRRWKIAEQTDGGAFYGMNIEARNNAEFFKRTLFETRIFHKKYYLWNIVQGELNRNKNLVENPGW
- a CDS encoding TonB-dependent receptor; translated protein: MRWTAIIMLAACLSVSAKGVSQQVSLSVKNAPLNSVFMAIQQQTGLSFLCEEELVEKAPPITLHVRNGELGAVIERCFAGTPITWSLVEKTIVIKRKPVMRNIVADTAVVIAGTVTNAKGEVLIGATIKQKNTLNGVTANEKGYYMLKVPPHSTIVISSIGYLPQEQPVGTERTINVVLQEDKKALDEVVVVAYGQKQRKIATLGAQSSLSVQELKQPVANITTVLAGRISGIVGVQRSAEPGLDGADLWIRGIATLNSDASRPMIMVDGVERSFNNLDPNDIESFTILKDASSTSVYGVKGANGVILITTKRGRAGKTDINIDFYQGITNFTRVPDIADGVTYMQMANEASVTRGGTPIFSEEAIRKTHTQEDPYLFPNVNWMNELFNKFGNNRKANLNIRGGSDKATYYVSASFYDEKGLFKTDNLQKYDSKIAFTRYNFTSSLNIKATKTTNIDLNIKGWISNGNYPGTGTSDIFAKAFDTYPILYPVMYPDGKEPFTSTGGGASNPYALLTNRGYVTTYGNQINSDISVRQDLSGWTKGLSARMLYSFDAANENRMSRTKSPYTYYARNRDANGDLVYERTDNNSGSEYLGFSRSSGGSRQFYFEGALNYDNTFGLHNVGGLLLYNQNDRISATAGDLIGSLPYRSLGMVARATYGYDDRYLAEVSFGYNGAENFAPDKRFGAFPSVALGWVISNEKFFSTLTPYVQLLKLRGSYGIVGNSNLIGGRRFAYIGTTKNLGQFYYGQDRGNGISGIEIQDYPASVTWETSKDLNIGIEFRTLNNALTIQADYFDRKRTNIFLQRSAVPATTGLQSSLLGNLGAANSNGVDLSVEYNKAWHDFSLSARGTLTYNRNEVIENDEPIQPYPWLERRGQAIGQRFGYIAEGYYTQAEIDDKTVARTTGVVQAGDIKFRDVNKDGVIDQNDQMPIGRHAVPQLIYGFGTTLSYKGFSLGAFWQGAGLVDFYLGDSEFMPFKSGAAKGTPYANIKDRWTVENPDQNAFYPRLAYGSGLNFNYGATNSHWVMKGDFLRLKTLDFGYTLPKGSLSKLAVQRLRIYFIGYNLLTFSPFKLYDPELGSGSGTRYPNIKTYSVGFNVSF
- a CDS encoding FecR family protein gives rise to the protein MDQQTITQLLEKYAAGNLSRDEQESLQEWLSDAEPDEFHALLEQSGAPDVYKLYPPMPEALADRIEAGLDELDRPKVRPMRWRLAIAAAVVSIAAVAAWWMFRPAQPATTVQTAPFIQDVQPGGNKATLTLADGSVISLDEAQNGNIGTQGNVKVVKLDSGRLAYQSQGAGGEMVYNTLNTPRGGQFRITLPDGSNVWLNAASSLRFPASFEGAERLVELKGEAYFEVTENVKQPFKVKLNDLTVTVLGTSFNVMAYDDEGLTSTTLIEGAVRLENGHTEVKLNAMEEGRLVKGAQSISVTKADLTKTLAWKNGLFYFEKADINQIFRQLSRWYDVEPVYEGGRPQRRFVGMISRNTTLAGVLKILETAEPNVKFRIEGKKVFIKFN
- a CDS encoding RNA polymerase sigma factor, whose protein sequence is MHPPIENESALLLRVADGDRAAYAVLYRQYFPRLYNFIFFFSQSKEDAEEVIQECLLKVWERRDTLVGIRSFEQYVFRMAKNRLLDLTRRRMTGSRVVARIAENKPGMENYVDDEVLFKQYQGIAMDALSRLTEKKRTIFLMSAQRDMTLDEIATALGLSRAAVKKHLYAAIRQMKDYLKEHAEWSLILLLVAATN